One genomic region from bacterium encodes:
- the rsmI gene encoding 16S rRNA (cytidine(1402)-2'-O)-methyltransferase has product MARLYIVSTPIGNLGDLTYRAVDVLGSVSRILAEDTRRTAILLRHYGISTPLVSAYEHNEAARAEQVVGWLDRGEDLALVSDAGTPLLSDPGSRIVRRVIEAGHDVVPIPGASALLAALVVSGFETAPFTFFGFLPRSGRARRERLEEIAALTHTAVIYEAPGRLVRLLHDLQRVCGPERRVVVARELTKVHESLIRGTLAEAAAYYADAAPRGEIVVVLAGRAEAPGPREEDEAAARELAARLLEEGLRPSAVARELAHRLGMARNRAYEIALSLAGERRGGNP; this is encoded by the coding sequence ATGGCGCGCCTCTACATCGTCAGCACACCGATCGGCAACCTCGGTGACCTCACCTACCGGGCCGTGGACGTGCTCGGCAGCGTGTCCCGCATCCTCGCCGAAGACACGCGCCGAACGGCCATCCTGCTCCGACACTACGGAATCTCGACGCCGCTGGTCTCGGCGTACGAGCACAACGAAGCCGCCCGGGCCGAGCAGGTCGTCGGGTGGCTCGATCGTGGAGAAGACCTCGCCCTCGTCTCGGACGCGGGCACGCCGCTGCTGTCGGACCCTGGCTCGCGCATCGTCCGGCGGGTGATCGAGGCGGGGCACGACGTCGTGCCGATCCCCGGCGCATCCGCGCTCCTGGCGGCGCTGGTGGTCTCCGGCTTCGAGACGGCGCCGTTCACCTTCTTCGGATTCCTACCCCGTTCGGGTCGGGCACGCAGGGAGCGGCTGGAGGAGATCGCTGCGCTGACGCACACGGCAGTGATCTACGAGGCGCCGGGGCGTTTGGTCCGGCTCCTGCACGACCTGCAACGGGTGTGCGGGCCGGAGCGCCGGGTGGTGGTCGCCCGGGAGCTCACGAAAGTCCATGAGTCGTTGATACGTGGAACTTTAGCCGAAGCGGCCGCCTATTACGCTGACGCGGCGCCGCGCGGCGAGATCGTGGTGGTCCTGGCCGGCCGCGCAGAGGCGCCCGGCCCCCGAGAAGAAGACGAGGCAGCGGCGCGTGAGCTGGCGGCCCGGCTGCTGGAGGAAGGACTCCGCCCCAGCGCGGTCGCCCGTGAACTCGCTCATCGGCTCGGCATGGCCCGTAACCGGGCGTACGAGATCGCGCTCTCCCTGGCGGGGGAGCGGAGAGGAGGCAACCCTTGA
- the trxA gene encoding thioredoxin, translating to MSENGKPVEVTDANFSTEIEQAKGLAIVDFWAAWCGPCRVVAPVIDELAREYAGKVKVAKLDVDSNQRTAVRFNVRSIPSILFFRDGKHVDTVIGAVPKAHLERKIEEHLR from the coding sequence ATGTCGGAGAACGGGAAGCCGGTGGAGGTGACGGACGCGAACTTCAGCACGGAGATCGAGCAGGCGAAGGGCCTCGCCATCGTGGACTTCTGGGCCGCGTGGTGCGGGCCGTGCCGGGTCGTGGCCCCGGTGATCGATGAGCTGGCGAGGGAGTACGCCGGCAAGGTCAAGGTGGCCAAGCTGGACGTGGACAGCAATCAGCGGACGGCGGTCCGCTTCAACGTCCGGTCGATCCCGAGCATCCTGTTCTTCCGTGATGGCAAGCACGTGGACACGGTGATCGGGGCGGTCCCGAAGGCGCACCTGGAGCGGAAGATCGAGGAGCATCTCCGCTGA
- the mce gene encoding methylmalonyl-CoA epimerase — translation MPGLPLDHVGIAVRSIAEALPLFQLITGGDGSPTEQVADQGVAVAFVGSGPARLELIEPITPDSPVARFLERRGPGLHHLAYAVPDIAAALDRLRRAGIRLVDQEPRLGAHGRRVAFLHPASTGGVLIELVEAPADTETAPTTASP, via the coding sequence ATGCCAGGACTCCCGCTCGACCACGTCGGGATCGCCGTCCGCTCCATCGCGGAGGCGCTCCCGCTGTTCCAACTCATCACCGGCGGGGACGGTTCCCCGACCGAGCAGGTCGCCGACCAGGGGGTCGCGGTCGCGTTCGTCGGCAGCGGGCCGGCGCGCCTGGAGCTGATCGAGCCGATCACGCCCGACTCGCCGGTCGCCCGGTTCCTTGAACGCCGCGGCCCCGGCCTCCACCACCTCGCCTACGCGGTGCCGGACATCGCCGCCGCCCTGGATCGGCTGCGCCGTGCGGGCATCCGGCTCGTGGATCAGGAGCCGCGCCTCGGCGCACACGGCCGCCGCGTGGCGTTCCTCCACCCGGCCAGCACCGGCGGGGTGCTCATCGAGCTCGTCGAAGCCCCGGCCGACACGGAGACCGCCCCGACTACCGCCTCGCCGTGA
- the clpB gene encoding ATP-dependent chaperone ClpB — protein sequence MNFERLTVKAAEAIQAAAASAQRRGNPQIEDLHLLEALLDQEETVVVPVLEKVGVNVARLREELGRALDRLPRQTGGSSPALGREAGLILDRAEGEARALGDEYTSTEHLLIALAAHPRSDTREMLTAQGATREALLKALAAVRGPHRVTDREPEQKYRALERFSRDLTELARQGKLDPVIGRDEEIRRVIQVLSRRTKNNPVLIGEPGVGKTAIVEGLAQRIVSGDVPESLKDKRLVALDIAAMVAGSKYRGEFEERFKAVLKELTEAEGRFIVFIDELHTIVGAGAAEGAVDAGNMLKPALARGELRVVGATTLDEYRQHIEKDAALERRFQPVYVGEPSVEDTIAILRGLKERYEVHHGVRITDAAIVAAARLSDRYVGGRFLPDKAIDLIDEAASRLRIEIDSMPQEIDEVLRRITQLEIERAALAGEEDPEAKERRERIEAELAELREQANAMKARWQAEKEQIMRIRDLKERADALRVEAERATRVGDLNRAAELKYGEVPRLEKELKEAEARLAELQKGGKFLKEEVDAEDVAEVVARWTGIPVSRMLESERQRLVKLEELLSQRVVGQREAVEVVANAVRRSRAGVQDPARPIGSFIFLGPTGVGKTETARALAEFLFDDEDALVRIDMSEYMEKHAVARLIGAPPGYVGYEEGGQLTERIRRRPYAVVLFDEIEKAHPDVFNILLQILDDGRLTDSQGRTVDFRNTVIIMTSNLGSQEILDRAKGVDWAIVEQEVMAILRRHFRPEFLNRIDDIVVFRPLGREELERIVDIQLGRVQRLLAGRKITLEVTPAARELIAEEGYDPAFGARPLKRAIQRLVQDPLALQILEGRFGDGDTVIVDREPGASTLVFRRAEAPAAHGAPSPAVA from the coding sequence GTGAATTTCGAGCGTTTGACGGTCAAGGCCGCCGAGGCGATCCAGGCGGCGGCGGCGTCCGCGCAGCGGCGCGGCAACCCGCAGATCGAGGATCTGCACCTCCTGGAGGCGCTGCTGGACCAGGAGGAAACGGTGGTGGTGCCGGTGCTGGAGAAGGTGGGCGTGAACGTCGCCCGCCTGAGGGAGGAGCTCGGGCGGGCGTTGGATCGGCTGCCGCGGCAGACGGGCGGTTCGTCGCCGGCGCTGGGCCGCGAGGCGGGCCTGATCCTGGACCGCGCCGAGGGGGAGGCGCGGGCGTTGGGGGACGAGTACACGTCCACGGAGCACCTGCTGATCGCGCTGGCCGCGCACCCGCGGTCGGACACGCGGGAGATGCTCACGGCGCAGGGCGCGACGCGGGAGGCGCTGCTCAAGGCGCTGGCGGCGGTGCGCGGGCCCCATCGGGTCACGGACCGGGAGCCGGAGCAGAAGTACCGGGCGCTGGAGCGGTTCAGCCGGGACCTGACGGAGCTGGCGCGCCAGGGCAAGTTGGATCCGGTGATCGGGCGGGACGAGGAGATCCGGCGGGTGATCCAGGTCCTCTCCCGGCGGACCAAGAACAACCCGGTGCTGATCGGCGAGCCCGGGGTGGGGAAGACCGCGATCGTGGAGGGGCTGGCGCAGCGGATCGTGAGCGGGGATGTCCCGGAGTCGCTGAAGGACAAGCGGCTGGTCGCGCTGGACATCGCGGCCATGGTCGCGGGCTCCAAGTACCGTGGCGAGTTCGAGGAACGGTTCAAGGCGGTGCTGAAGGAGCTGACGGAGGCGGAGGGGCGGTTCATCGTCTTCATCGACGAGCTGCACACGATCGTCGGCGCCGGCGCGGCGGAGGGCGCGGTGGACGCGGGGAACATGCTGAAGCCGGCGCTGGCGCGCGGCGAGCTGCGTGTCGTCGGCGCGACCACGCTGGACGAGTATCGTCAACACATCGAGAAGGATGCGGCGCTGGAGCGGCGGTTCCAGCCGGTGTACGTCGGCGAGCCGAGCGTCGAGGACACGATCGCGATCCTGCGCGGGCTGAAGGAGCGCTACGAGGTGCACCACGGCGTGCGGATCACGGACGCCGCGATCGTGGCGGCGGCGCGGCTCTCGGACCGGTACGTCGGCGGGCGGTTCCTGCCGGACAAGGCGATCGACCTGATCGACGAGGCGGCGTCGCGGCTGCGCATCGAGATCGATTCCATGCCGCAGGAGATCGATGAGGTGCTCCGGCGGATCACGCAGCTCGAGATCGAGCGTGCCGCGCTGGCCGGGGAGGAGGACCCGGAGGCCAAGGAGCGGCGCGAGCGGATCGAGGCGGAGCTGGCCGAGCTGCGGGAGCAGGCCAACGCGATGAAGGCGCGCTGGCAGGCCGAGAAGGAGCAGATCATGCGCATCCGCGACCTGAAGGAGCGGGCCGATGCGCTACGTGTGGAGGCGGAGCGCGCCACGCGGGTGGGCGACCTGAACCGTGCGGCGGAGCTCAAGTACGGCGAGGTGCCGCGCCTGGAGAAGGAGCTGAAGGAGGCGGAGGCGCGTCTCGCCGAGCTCCAGAAGGGCGGGAAGTTCCTCAAGGAGGAGGTGGACGCGGAGGACGTGGCGGAGGTCGTCGCGCGATGGACGGGGATCCCGGTCTCGCGGATGCTCGAGTCCGAGCGCCAGCGGCTGGTGAAGCTGGAGGAGCTGCTCAGCCAGCGCGTGGTCGGCCAGCGCGAGGCGGTGGAGGTGGTCGCGAACGCGGTGCGGCGCAGCCGTGCGGGTGTGCAGGATCCGGCGCGGCCGATCGGCAGCTTCATCTTCCTCGGGCCCACGGGAGTCGGGAAGACCGAGACGGCGCGCGCGCTGGCGGAGTTCCTCTTCGATGACGAGGACGCGCTGGTGCGGATCGACATGTCGGAGTACATGGAGAAGCACGCGGTGGCGCGGCTGATCGGCGCGCCTCCGGGCTACGTGGGCTACGAGGAAGGCGGGCAGCTCACGGAACGGATCCGGCGCCGGCCGTACGCGGTGGTGCTCTTCGACGAGATCGAGAAGGCGCACCCGGACGTCTTCAACATCCTGCTCCAGATCCTGGATGACGGCCGCCTCACGGACTCCCAGGGGCGGACGGTGGACTTCCGCAACACCGTCATCATCATGACGTCCAACCTCGGGAGCCAGGAGATCCTCGACCGCGCGAAGGGCGTGGATTGGGCGATCGTCGAGCAGGAGGTGATGGCGATCCTGCGCCGGCACTTCAGGCCCGAGTTCCTGAACCGCATCGACGACATCGTGGTGTTCCGGCCGCTCGGGCGGGAGGAGCTGGAGCGCATCGTGGACATCCAGCTCGGGCGAGTGCAGCGTCTCCTCGCCGGCCGCAAGATCACGCTGGAGGTCACGCCGGCCGCCCGCGAGCTCATCGCGGAGGAGGGCTACGACCCGGCGTTCGGTGCACGGCCGCTCAAGCGTGCGATCCAGCGGCTCGTGCAGGATCCGCTCGCGCTCCAGATCCTGGAGGGCCGGTTCGGCGACGGCGACACGGTCATCGTCGACCGGGAGCCCGGCGCATCCACGCTGGTGTTCCGGCGCGCCGAGGCGCCGGCCGCCCACGGGGCGCCCTCGCCGGCGGTTGCTTGA
- a CDS encoding GMP synthase (glutamine-hydrolyzing) produces the protein MLILDYGSQFTQLIARRIREQRVYCEIHPPTVTLDWIRAWGPSGIVLSGGPASVYGEDVPTASPDLLRLGIPILGVCYGMQLVAQLEGGVVEHGRREYGRAEITVLEADEILDGFAPGEQTTVWMSHGDHVVQPPPGYQTLAATPTVPVAAFRAADRPIYGVQFHPEVAHTVRGEEIISNFLFRICGCTPSWTPGSFIEEAVQRIRERVGDERAICALSGGVDSAVAAALVHRAIGDRLTCIFVDHGLLRKGERESVERTFRRHLGMRLIVVDAAAQFLERLKGVEDPEEKRRRIGETFVRVFERVAAEECGDARFLVQGTLYPDVIESLSVHGPSATIKTHHNVGGLPADMRFELIEPLRELFKDEVRSVGRELGLPDELIGRHPFPGPGLAIRVLGPVTEERLAILREADAIYLEEIRAAGLYDDIWQAFAVLLPVRSVGVMGDARTYESVVALRAVTSRDGMTADWFPFPHDVLGRIASRIINEVRGVNRVCYDVSSKPPATIEWE, from the coding sequence ATCCTGATCCTGGACTACGGCTCGCAGTTCACGCAGCTCATTGCTCGGCGCATCCGCGAGCAGCGCGTCTACTGCGAGATCCATCCGCCCACCGTGACGCTCGACTGGATCCGCGCGTGGGGGCCGAGCGGCATTGTGCTCTCGGGCGGCCCCGCGTCCGTCTACGGTGAAGACGTGCCCACCGCCAGCCCCGACCTCCTTCGCCTGGGGATCCCGATCCTGGGCGTGTGCTACGGCATGCAGCTCGTGGCGCAGCTCGAGGGTGGTGTGGTGGAGCACGGGCGGCGGGAGTACGGCCGAGCGGAGATCACCGTCCTGGAGGCGGACGAGATCCTGGACGGCTTCGCGCCCGGCGAGCAGACGACGGTCTGGATGAGCCATGGCGACCACGTTGTCCAGCCGCCGCCGGGTTACCAGACCCTCGCCGCCACGCCCACCGTCCCGGTGGCGGCGTTCCGCGCCGCCGACCGGCCGATCTACGGGGTGCAGTTCCACCCCGAGGTCGCCCACACGGTCCGCGGCGAAGAGATCATTTCGAACTTCCTGTTCCGGATCTGCGGCTGCACCCCGAGCTGGACGCCGGGCTCGTTCATCGAGGAAGCGGTCCAGCGGATCCGCGAGCGCGTGGGGGATGAACGCGCGATCTGCGCACTCTCGGGCGGCGTGGATTCGGCGGTGGCGGCCGCGCTGGTCCACCGCGCGATCGGCGACCGGTTGACGTGCATCTTCGTGGACCACGGCTTGCTGCGGAAAGGCGAGCGCGAGTCGGTCGAGCGCACGTTCCGCCGGCATCTCGGCATGCGCCTGATCGTGGTGGACGCCGCGGCGCAGTTCCTGGAGCGGCTGAAGGGCGTGGAGGACCCGGAGGAGAAGCGCCGGCGCATCGGGGAGACGTTCGTACGCGTGTTCGAGCGGGTCGCGGCCGAGGAGTGCGGCGACGCCCGCTTCCTGGTGCAGGGGACGCTCTATCCGGACGTGATCGAGTCGCTCTCGGTGCACGGCCCCTCCGCGACGATCAAGACGCACCACAACGTCGGCGGCCTGCCGGCCGACATGCGCTTCGAGCTGATCGAGCCGCTGCGCGAGCTGTTCAAGGACGAGGTGCGCAGCGTCGGCAGGGAGCTGGGGCTGCCGGACGAGTTGATCGGCCGGCACCCGTTCCCCGGGCCGGGCCTCGCGATCCGGGTCCTCGGCCCCGTGACGGAGGAGCGGCTGGCCATCCTGCGCGAGGCGGACGCGATCTACCTCGAGGAGATCCGCGCCGCGGGTCTCTACGACGACATCTGGCAAGCGTTCGCCGTGCTGCTCCCGGTGCGCAGCGTCGGCGTGATGGGAGACGCACGGACGTACGAGTCCGTGGTGGCGTTGCGCGCGGTGACGAGCCGCGACGGCATGACGGCGGACTGGTTCCCGTTCCCGCACGACGTGCTGGGCCGGATCGCGTCGCGCATCATCAACGAGGTGCGCGGCGTCAACCGCGTGTGCTACGACGTGAGTTCGAAGCCACCGGCGACGATCGAGTGGGAGTGA
- the lysA gene encoding diaminopimelate decarboxylase, producing the protein MFESFHYRDGRLHCEGVPAEELVAEFGTPLYVYSRQGIVQRFRELDEAFSPLDRLIAYSVKANGNLAILRLLAGEGAGADIVSGGELYRALAAGVPADRIVFSGVGKTVTEMAAALEAGIYGFNVESEGELRALSELAATMGVRAPVALRINPDIESPTPHHYTRTGHRATKFGIPSEDAPRLYRLAADLPGIEVRGIDVHIGSQIVEPEPYRQALLHVLEHVDALRADGIALEYLDIGGGFGVAYDARDTGMDARQLAALLAPLVAPSGLKLVLEPGRFIVGPAGVLLTRVLYIKEMGERTFVITDAGMNDLLRPSHYASYHEVRPVVRHPERGRIRADVVGPICESGDFLALDRDIERPAPGELLVVETTGAYGFSMASTYNARPRPAEVLVEGETYRLIRRRETYEDLVRGEIELLD; encoded by the coding sequence GTGTTCGAGTCGTTCCATTACCGGGACGGTCGGCTGCACTGCGAGGGTGTCCCGGCCGAGGAACTGGTGGCCGAGTTCGGCACGCCGCTGTACGTCTACAGCCGTCAGGGGATCGTGCAGCGCTTCCGCGAGCTGGACGAGGCGTTCTCGCCCCTGGACCGCCTGATCGCCTACTCGGTCAAGGCGAACGGGAACCTCGCCATCCTCCGGCTGCTCGCCGGGGAAGGCGCCGGGGCGGACATCGTGAGCGGCGGCGAGCTGTACCGCGCGCTCGCCGCCGGGGTCCCGGCGGACCGCATCGTCTTCAGCGGCGTCGGCAAGACGGTGACGGAGATGGCGGCGGCGTTGGAAGCCGGGATCTACGGGTTCAACGTGGAGAGCGAAGGCGAGCTGCGTGCGCTCTCGGAGCTGGCCGCGACGATGGGCGTGCGCGCGCCGGTGGCGCTCCGCATCAACCCGGACATCGAGAGCCCCACGCCGCACCACTACACGCGGACGGGGCACCGCGCGACGAAGTTCGGCATCCCGAGCGAAGACGCGCCCCGTCTCTACCGGCTGGCGGCCGACCTGCCGGGAATCGAGGTGCGCGGGATCGATGTGCACATCGGCAGCCAGATCGTCGAGCCCGAGCCGTACCGCCAGGCACTGTTGCACGTGCTCGAGCACGTGGACGCGTTGCGGGCCGACGGGATCGCGCTCGAGTACCTGGACATCGGCGGCGGATTCGGCGTCGCGTACGACGCGCGCGACACCGGGATGGATGCGCGCCAGCTCGCGGCGTTGCTCGCGCCGCTCGTCGCGCCCAGCGGCCTCAAGCTGGTGCTCGAGCCCGGGCGCTTCATCGTGGGGCCGGCGGGAGTGCTCCTCACCCGCGTGCTGTACATCAAGGAGATGGGTGAGCGCACCTTCGTGATCACGGACGCCGGCATGAACGACCTGCTGCGGCCCAGCCATTACGCGAGCTACCACGAAGTGCGGCCGGTGGTGCGGCACCCGGAGCGGGGGCGGATCCGCGCGGATGTCGTCGGCCCGATCTGCGAGAGCGGGGACTTCCTGGCGCTGGATCGGGACATCGAGCGGCCCGCCCCGGGCGAGCTCCTGGTCGTGGAGACCACGGGCGCCTACGGTTTCTCCATGGCGTCCACGTACAACGCGCGTCCCCGGCCCGCGGAAGTGCTGGTGGAGGGCGAGACGTATCGCCTGATCCGCCGTCGTGAGACGTACGAGGACCTCGTTCGAGGCGAAATCGAACTGCTGGACTGA
- a CDS encoding proline--tRNA ligase, which produces MAEDKGLTARAEDFAAWYNEVVLRAELADYSPVRGSMVIRPYGYALWENMQRALDAMFKATGHQNAYFPLLIPQSFIAREAEHVEGFAKEMAIVTHTRLRAAEGGGLEPDPASRLEEPLIIRPTSETIIYAMFAKWVQSYRDLPLLINQWANVVRWEMRTRLFLRTAEFLWQEGHTAHATEAEAEEEARRILGLYREFMDGWMAMPPVLGQKSESEKFPGAVRTYSCEAMMQDRRALQAGTSHMLGQNFSRQFDLKFQTETGGQEYAWNTSWGVSTRLVGALVMTHGDDTGIICPPKLAPIQVVIVPIHRGDADRQVVMEKATAVAKALGEEEIRVHVDARDDLTPGAKFYEWERKGVPLRIEIGPRDVAQEQLVLVLRSEIPDLPRKEALKENLVRVEVRRRLDVYQRALLEAARARREENSYRGITDYARMREILEDTGGFVYAGWCGSAACEEKVKTETRATIRVLPFEEFRTPERPTSCVVCGGAAVAEAMWARAY; this is translated from the coding sequence ATGGCGGAGGACAAAGGACTCACGGCGCGGGCGGAGGACTTCGCCGCCTGGTACAACGAGGTCGTGCTGCGGGCCGAGCTCGCAGATTACTCGCCGGTCCGCGGCAGCATGGTGATCCGGCCGTACGGCTACGCGCTGTGGGAAAACATGCAGCGCGCGCTGGACGCCATGTTCAAGGCGACGGGGCACCAGAACGCGTACTTCCCGCTGCTCATCCCGCAGAGCTTCATTGCGCGCGAGGCGGAGCACGTCGAAGGGTTCGCCAAGGAGATGGCGATCGTCACCCACACGCGGCTCCGGGCGGCGGAAGGCGGGGGGCTCGAACCCGATCCGGCGTCGCGGCTGGAGGAGCCGTTGATCATCCGGCCCACGTCGGAGACGATCATCTACGCCATGTTCGCCAAGTGGGTCCAGAGCTATCGCGACCTGCCGCTCCTGATCAACCAGTGGGCGAACGTCGTGCGCTGGGAGATGCGGACGCGGCTGTTCCTGCGTACGGCGGAGTTCCTCTGGCAGGAAGGGCACACCGCGCACGCGACGGAGGCGGAGGCCGAGGAGGAAGCACGGCGCATCCTTGGCCTCTACCGCGAGTTCATGGACGGCTGGATGGCCATGCCGCCCGTGCTGGGTCAGAAGTCGGAGAGCGAGAAGTTCCCGGGGGCCGTGCGGACGTACTCGTGTGAGGCCATGATGCAGGACCGGCGGGCGCTCCAGGCCGGCACCTCGCACATGCTCGGCCAGAACTTCTCGCGGCAGTTCGACCTGAAGTTCCAGACCGAGACGGGCGGGCAGGAGTATGCGTGGAACACGTCGTGGGGCGTGTCCACCCGCCTGGTGGGCGCCCTCGTCATGACGCACGGTGACGACACCGGCATCATCTGCCCGCCGAAGCTCGCCCCGATCCAGGTCGTGATCGTTCCGATCCACCGCGGGGACGCGGACCGGCAGGTCGTGATGGAGAAGGCCACGGCCGTGGCGAAGGCGCTGGGCGAGGAGGAGATCCGCGTCCACGTGGACGCCCGGGACGACCTCACGCCGGGTGCCAAGTTCTACGAGTGGGAGCGCAAGGGCGTGCCGCTCCGTATCGAGATCGGGCCTCGCGACGTCGCGCAGGAGCAGCTCGTGCTGGTGCTGCGCAGCGAGATCCCCGATCTGCCGCGCAAGGAGGCGTTGAAGGAGAACCTGGTGCGCGTGGAGGTGCGGCGGCGCTTGGACGTCTACCAGCGCGCGCTGCTGGAGGCCGCCAGGGCGCGGCGTGAGGAGAACTCGTACCGGGGCATCACGGACTACGCCAGGATGCGGGAGATCCTCGAGGACACCGGCGGGTTCGTCTACGCGGGCTGGTGTGGCAGCGCGGCCTGCGAGGAGAAGGTCAAGACGGAGACCCGCGCGACGATCCGGGTGCTGCCGTTCGAGGAGTTCCGGACCCCGGAGCGGCCGACGTCGTGTGTGGTGTGCGGCGGCGCGGCTGTTGCCGAAGCGATGTGGGCACGGGCGTACTGA
- a CDS encoding histidine--tRNA ligase translates to MPTFRSLPGFRDFYPEDLAVREHIVAAWREVSRRYGFEEYDGPPLEPLELYVEKSGAEIVRQLYNFEDKGGRQVALRPEMTPTLARMVGARARSLRKPIRWFSIPQLFRYERTQRGRLREHFQWNVDLVGEADVSADAEVLAVALDALRLLGLTAEDVVARVSDRRLLERLLRHVGVPSNALAAVYAIIDKLGREEEARIRERLETEAGLDDATVGAIFEIFDHADLDALQAAYGHAEGVEAELERLARYFEHLRDMGLDAFVKFDPSIVRGLAYYTGIVFEIFDRRGELRAVCGGGRYDDLLRAISDVDLPAIGFGMGDVVLTELLRERGLIPAVLRPVDYFLVAVTEAERPLVRRLAHQLRDAGRSVLYALTPVSVGRQFKEADARGASRTVVIGPAEAAEGVAVVREMATGTERRVPLQELIE, encoded by the coding sequence ATGCCGACATTCCGAAGTCTGCCGGGATTCCGCGATTTCTACCCCGAGGACCTCGCCGTCCGCGAGCACATCGTGGCCGCGTGGCGGGAGGTCTCGCGACGGTACGGGTTCGAGGAATACGACGGCCCGCCGCTCGAACCGCTCGAGCTTTACGTCGAGAAGAGCGGTGCCGAGATCGTCCGACAACTCTACAACTTCGAGGACAAGGGCGGCCGGCAGGTCGCGCTGCGGCCGGAGATGACCCCCACGCTGGCGCGCATGGTGGGCGCACGCGCGCGCTCCCTCCGCAAGCCGATCCGCTGGTTCTCGATCCCGCAGCTCTTCCGCTACGAGCGCACGCAGCGAGGGCGGCTGCGCGAGCACTTCCAGTGGAACGTGGATCTGGTGGGCGAGGCGGACGTGAGCGCGGACGCGGAGGTGCTGGCGGTCGCGCTGGACGCGCTGCGGCTGTTGGGTCTGACCGCCGAGGACGTGGTCGCCCGCGTGAGCGATCGGCGGCTGCTGGAGCGGCTGCTGCGGCACGTGGGCGTGCCGAGCAACGCGCTCGCCGCGGTGTACGCCATCATCGACAAGCTCGGCCGCGAAGAGGAAGCGCGCATCCGCGAGCGCCTCGAGACGGAAGCCGGGTTGGACGACGCGACGGTCGGGGCGATCTTCGAGATCTTCGACCACGCTGATCTCGACGCGCTCCAGGCGGCGTATGGTCACGCGGAGGGCGTCGAAGCGGAGCTGGAGCGGCTGGCGCGCTACTTCGAGCACCTGCGCGACATGGGGCTGGACGCCTTCGTGAAGTTCGATCCGTCCATCGTCCGCGGGTTGGCCTACTACACGGGCATCGTGTTCGAGATCTTCGACCGGCGTGGCGAGCTGCGCGCGGTGTGCGGTGGCGGCCGGTACGATGACCTGCTGCGGGCCATCAGCGACGTGGACCTGCCCGCGATCGGCTTCGGGATGGGCGACGTGGTCCTGACGGAGCTGCTGCGCGAGCGGGGCCTCATACCGGCGGTGCTGCGCCCCGTGGATTATTTCCTGGTCGCGGTCACGGAGGCGGAGCGGCCGCTCGTGCGGCGCCTCGCGCACCAGCTCCGCGATGCGGGCAGGTCCGTCCTGTACGCGCTGACGCCGGTGAGCGTCGGCCGCCAGTTCAAGGAGGCCGATGCACGGGGGGCGAGCAGGACGGTGGTGATCGGGCCCGCGGAGGCGGCGGAGGGCGTGGCGGTGGTGCGTGAGATGGCGACAGGCACGGAACGGCGCGTTCCTTTGCAGGAGCTGATCGAGTGA